Part of the Mycolicibacterium thermoresistibile genome, CACCGAACCGATGGCCGCGCGACTGCTGGCCGAATCCGGCAACACCGAAGCGTTCGACGAACTCGAGAAGATGCTCACCGAGCACATCCCGGCGGGCTACGAGTCCGGCCGACTGGCCGAGACCACCGGCGATTTCCATCTGCGGGTGGTGCAGCTGTCGGGCAACACCACACTGTCGATCATCGCCGGCATGCTGCATGAGATCACGGTGCGCCACACCGAGGTCGCGCTGCGGGGTGAGCGGTCGTTGTCCAAGACCGACTACGACAAGTTGATCCGGTCCTACCGGCGGCTGTTGAAGCTGGTCCGCGCCGGAGACGGCGCGGCGGCCGAAGCGCACTGGCGCACCCACCTCGACACCGCCCGGCAGCTGATGCTGGAGGGGTTGGAGACCATCCGGGTCCGCGACATCATGGGCTGAGTCCGCCACCTGCGGCTACGGTGGAGATATGGCGCGCATCGTGATCATCGGAGGCCACGGTCAGGTGGCCATGCATTTGTCCAGAATCCTCAGCGAACGCGGTGACCAGGTGACGTCGGTCTTCCGCAACCCGAACCACGCGGAGGAGGTGATGGTCACCGGCGCGCAACCGTTGCGGGCCGACCTCGAACAGCTCGACACCGACACCCTCACCGAGGTGTTGTCCGGACACGACGCGGTGGTGTTCTCCGCCGGCGCGGGTGGCGGCAACCCGACGCGCACCTATGCGGTGGACCGGGACGCCGCCATCCGTGTCATCGACGCGGCAGGGAAGGCCGGGGTATCCAGATTCATCATGGTGTCGTATTTCGGAGCGGGGCCGGATCACGGTGTGCCCGAGGACAGTTCGTTTTTCCCGTACGCCGAATCGAAGGCGGCCGCCGACGCGCACCTGCGGGCCAGCGAGCTCGATTGGACGATCCTGGGACCGGGCCGCCTCACTGAGGAGCCGGCCACCGGCAAGATCACCGTGGGGCCGGAGGCCGCCGACAGCGAGGTGCCACGCGAGGATGTCGCATTGGTCGCGGCGGCGTGTCTGGCCGACGATTCCACGGTGCGGCGCACCATCGAGTTCAACAAGGGCGACACCTCGATCGCCGAGGCGGTGCGCGCCCGCTGACTTTGCCTCCAGATCGCTTCAGCGGGCCGAATCGCGATCTGTGGGCAAAGTCGACGAGGTGACGTGCACCGGGACGGTGTCGTCCCAGGGCTGGCGCACCACCATGTCGGCCACCCGCACGTAACCCCGCTCGAACTCCCCGGTCGCCGCGTCGACCAGCCGGTACTGCTGGGTCTGCCGATGGATCGGCTGGGCGTCCAGCAGCACCACCCGCACCTCCCCCGGCTCGAACCCGCAGCGCTGCTGCATCGCCTCGATCAACTGCTCGTTGTGCATGTGCCCGTCGCCGAAGTTCCACCCGATCGCGGTGGAGCAGATGCGCTCCCCGTCGATGATGGTGTAGTCGTCCTCATCGTGGCCGGCCATCGCGCGGTGCGCCAGGGTGAACAGCGCCTTGCCGTGAGTGTTGAACGCGCGGAACGCGTATCCCATGTACAGGTACATCTCCGCGGTCTCCTTGCTGCCGTAGTACCGCTCCATCTGGGCGGCGGGCATGCTGGCGATCGCGACGATGCCGTTGTTGATCTTCTCCTCGGCCGACGGTTTGACGCACCACAGCGTGGTGTCCCAGTTGCCGGCGTAGTAGCGCATGCCGGGCAGGAAGGACACCTTGTGCGGGAACAGGTTTCCCAGGACGACGGTGCCGGCCAGGACGAGGGACAGCGCGGCCACCGGCCACGGATTCCCCACATCGGCCAGACCGAACTGGGCGTGGGTGACGAACAGCCACAGCACTCCGAAGATCATGAAGACGTTCCACTCCAGCGGCACCCCCATCGGGATCGCCGACAGGATGCCGAAGTGGAACAGCACCATCACCCCGGCCGCGATCGCGGTGGCCCAGCCGCCGTGGCTGAAGAACAACACCAGCGGGACCAGCAACTCGATCGCGGTGGCGAGATGAGCCAGCCACCGGGATGCCCGGCCGGGCCGCAGATCATCCGGGAAGCGTTCGAAGAATCTGCGTTTGATCCACCGTGGCCGGAACACCGGGTTGTTGCTCATCATCGTGGAGATGACGAACGGGAAGTGTCTGTTGAGCTTGGAGACCCCCGCCCCGAGCCAGATGATCAGGAAGACGATCTTGGCGGCAACGATCATGTCCGGACCGGCGAACAGGAAGGTGACGGTCAGCGACGCGTAGACCTCGCCGCGGGCGGCCAGGAAGATCACCTTGTCGCGCAGGCCGGCCGCCGCCAGCAGCCCGAGCACCGCCCAGATCTGCCATGCCGGCAGCAGGCCGATGTCGGTACCCAGGGCCTCGACGGGCCCGGTGCCGCCGGAGGCCAGCGCCACCACCAGCATCACCAACAGTGCGCCGTAGAGCGCGACGTCGACCGGCGTACGGGTGGTGCCGCGGGTGAACGGGATCCGGTTCGGCCACGGTGGCAGCCGGATGGTGTTGGGCCGCAACCAGTACAGGATGGAGCCCATCGGCGGGAAGAACCGGTTGTTCAGCGGCCCGAACCCGCAGCCGAGGCCGACGACCTCGAACAGCATGGTGTAGAGCACCACCTTCTGGAAGACGATGGGCTCCGACCACCAGTCGGCGACGTCGGTGAGACCACCGATGCCCGGGGTGGCGGCGGCGATCAGCCAGGCACCGAGGATGTACAGGCCGATCTTGAGCACGTAGAACAGGTGCAGCGCGACCGGGGTGCCGAACCCGACCTCCGCCCAGTGCCGGGCCATCGGTTTGATCTTCTCGGCGCGGGTGCCGGTGCGCCACTGCTCGTAGTCGACGACCGGAGTGTTCTGTTTGAGGAACCCCATGCTCAGTTCCTAGCGCGAGCAGACGCGGATTCGTCTCATTTCGCCCTGAAACGCGCGGTTCTATGACTGCTCGGCGGGAGCGGGCGGGCGGTAGAAGATGGCCAGCTGGCCGATGCCGCCGATCAGACCGAGCCCGAGTGCGATCACCAGACCCCACCAGCCGTGCAGGTAGTCGTAGAACGCGGCGCCGGAGAACAGCAGATGGTCCAGGCTGTACTTGCCCGCGCCGGTGGCGCCGACGGACACTGCCGCGGCGGCGAGCACCAGGTTGTACTCCCAGCCCTCCTTGACGATGAAGAAGCCGTTCTTGCGGTGCACGGTCCACGCGGCGACCAGCATCAACGCGACGAAACCGGCGGCGGGGACCGGGGTCAGCAGCCCGACCGCCAGGCCGAGGCCCGCGGCGATCTCGGCCGTCGCGGCGATCCGGGCGTGCAGCATGCCCGGTTTCATGCCGATGCTCTCGAACCACCCGGCGGTGCCCGGGATGCGGCCGCCGCCGAAGAACTTGTTGTATCCGTGCGCCGCCATGGTCAGGCCGAGCACGACCCGCAGGATCAGCAGCCCGAAATCGTAAGCCTCCATGCAACAGAATCTAGGTCATCTGTTAACCCCGGTGGAAGCCCCGTCGGCGCGGTCCGTCAGGGCAGGGCCGCGTCCAGCCGGGCGAGGTAGGCGTCGATGTCGCCGATCGACCCGGCGGCGGCGTGCACGCTGACCGCCACGGTGTCGCCGATGCCGTGCACTCCGTGGGTCAGCCCCATCATCGGTGACAGTCCCGGATAGCCCGCGGTCAGGCATACCGGCGCCGCCCCGAACCGCAGATCTGCCGCGCCGCGGTTGACGCTGGAGACCACGGTGTTGCCGGTGACGGTGTCCGACCTGGCGGTGGCGTCGAACTGGGCCACACCCCACCGCAGCAGCGGCGCGGGCACCACCGCGGCGGCGCGGGCGGCGTCACGCATCGCCGGGTGGGCGGCGCGGTGGCGGCGGACCGCGAGTTCGGCGGCGATGCGGTGTCGCCGCTCCTCGACCGGCGCCCGCGGATGCAGGTCGACGCCCACGTTGCCGAAGTGGTTGTGGGCCGTGCGGGGGCCGGTGTGGGCCAGCGGCACCTCGGCGCCGAGATGGTCGGGGTCCTCCCCCAGGTCGCGCAGGTGTCCGGCCAGCGCGTCGGCGACCGCGGCGAGCACCGCCACGGTCACCGTCGGCCCGGGCAGCGCATCGCGCCGACGGATCAGGGTGCGTACCGCGCGGGCGCCGACCGCGCCGCGGTTGGTGGACCGCGCCGGCCGTGAATCGGCCTGCGGGGCCACCAGACCCGCGGAGGTGTCGCGCTGCAGCCGGCGGTGCGAGCGGGCCGCGCGGACGGCGCGCCAGGGCAGCCGCACGGTGCGCAGGGGTGGCGGCGCCGGCGGGGTCGGGATGGTCGTGTGTCGTCCGAACAGCAGCGCGGCCAGCGCCGACGAGCGGACGCCGTCGCCGAGGGCGTGGGCGATCTGCAGCACGGCGACGGTACCGGTGACGGGTCCGGCGACGGTCGGGATGTCGGCCACCGGGGCGAAGACGTGCAGTCGCCACGCGCACCGGCGGGCGTCGAGTTGCTCGTCGGCCAGGGCGGCCACGGCCGTCAGACAGTCGGCCCAACCGTCGGCGGCGAGGTGGTGCACGACGAACTGGTCATCGCCGACACCGCGCGGCACCCACACCGGATAGCCGATCCCGCCTCGGTCCTGGATGCGCAACCCCAGCTCCGGGCACCGGTCGGCGCGGTCGCGGATCTCGGCGACGGCGCGGGTCAGATCCGCGGGGACCCCGTGGAACCCGTACAGCAGGAACTGGTCGTTGGGGATCTTGGCCGACATCCAGAAGGTCTGCGCGTCGACGGCGGCGAGCCTCCTGCGGATCCCCATCGGGTTCAGCCTGCGAAGCGCAGAATGTGGTCGGCCACCGCGTCGGGGCGGTCGAGTTGCAGAAAGTGTCCGGCTCGGTCGAGGATCGCCACCGCGCTGCCGACCGGCAGCACCGGTTCGACCCAGCGGGCGTAATCCGGTGTGGCGCACCCGTCGTCGGCGCCGTGCAGATACAGGGTGGGGATGCGCGGGGCGGACAGCCAGTGCTGATGCAATTCGGCGTAGCGGTGCGGCGGGCGGGTGTTGCGGATGGTCGCCCGGTAGTACCCCAGCGCGGCCCGCCACCGCTCGGGCGCGCCGATGGCGTCCCGCACCAGTTCGATGTCCTCGTCGGCGGGGTAGTCCGGTGACCAATGCCGCCACAGCGCGGGCACCACCCACTTGCTGGATCTGTCCGGCAGCCAGGGCAATTGGAAGTACATGATGTACCAGCTGCGCAGCAGCTGACGGGGCAGTCGGGCGGCGAGCCGGGCGGGGTCGGCGACGCGGCCCAGCGGCCGGAACGAGGCCGCCGGAGGCACCGACATGATCACCGCTCGGGTGAACGGGCTGTCGGGCATCGCGGCCAGTCCGGCGCCGGCGATCGCTCCCCAGTCGTGCCCGATGAGCAGGTCACGTCCGGTGCGACCGGCCGCGTCGAGCACCCGCAGCGCGTCGTCCATCAACGCGCCGACGTGGTAGCTGCCGTCATGGGCCGGTGACGACGGGGCGTAGCCGCGGTTGAACGGGGCCACCACCCGCCAACCGGCGTCGGCCAACAACGGAGCCAGCTTGCGCCAGCCGTGTGCGGTGTCGGGAAATCCGTGCAGACACAACGCGATCGGCGCGTTGTCGGACTCAGCGGGCTCCCACACCAGCGCGCGCAGGTCCGCTCCCGGGGTGCGGACGTCGATCCACCGTGGTTCCGTCATCGTCACACCGGCTCGAACTCCGACACCAGCCACTCGCCGTCGATCTTCTCCAGGGTCACCCGGACACTGGATTTGGTGTTCTGCGGCATCTCCTCGCCCACCCCGATGATGACGGTCTGGTCGACGAACAGCAGCACCACGGCCTTCTGCGGATCCGCCGAGACGCTCGCCGCGCTCGGCACCGACGCGGTCGCCGAGATCTGACGTTCCTTGGCGCCGGGGATCACCACCGCATCGGTCAGTTGGGTGTAGCTGGTCTTGAAGTCGCCGGTGAGCCGTTCACGGGCGGCCACGAGTTGTTCCTCGACCGTTTCGGGCTCGTAGGACAGCATCGCGATGGTGGTGTCCTTGGCGGCCTCGACCGATTCGACGGCCGCGGTCTCGACGGCCTGAAGGGTGTACTGCCGCCAGACCAGCAGCGCCGCGGCGACCACCAGCAGCACGATCAGCACCGGAAGGACACCGAAGACCGCGATCTTCGCCCACGGGATGCGGCGCCGTGCCGGGGTGTCGGCCGCCTCGGCCGCCGCTTCGGGCTCGGCGGGCTCGGCGGGCTCGGCGGGCTCGGTGTGCTCGGTCCCCGCAGTCTCAGCCGTCTCCGGCGGTGCCGTCTCCGCGGCTTCGGTCGGTTCGGCCTCGCCCGCGGCCGCTGACGGGTCGGCGGTCGCCGGCGTGTCCGGGTCGGTCGTGACCTTTCGATCGTCGTCACTCATTGCACAAACTCCACCGCGGAAACCTTCGCCTCGGAACCGACCTTGTCCACTATCAACCGCATCCGCCAGGCCTGCGGCTGCTGTTCGGGCACACCCACATTGGACGACTCGATGATCACCGAGGCCAGCACGGTGCCCTGCTTCTCGGAGAACGACTCCAAGCCGACCTCGGTGACGTCGCCCTTCGACACCGACTGCGCCTGTTTGACGAGTTCGGTGTAGGACGGCGCACGCCGCTGCATGTCGTCGTAGAAGCTGCCGGTGGCGGCGTCGAGGATGCGCTGCACGTCGGCGTCGGCCTGCTCCCAGTTGACGTTGGTCAACGCGAACGCCCCCTGTCGGCCGGCTTCGAGGAACTGTGCGCGCAGGTCGGCGTCGCGCTGCATCTGGTACGTCCGGTACCCCAGCCAGCCGACCGCACCGCCCAGCGCCAGCACGAGAACGAGCCCGATGATGCCGGCCAGCCGGATCGGGGTGATCCAGCCGCGCACCGACTTCCCGGCGCCGTGCTCCGGATTCGTCGCGGGTTCGGTGTCGCGCTCCTCCCCGGGGCCGGCCTTCTCGGATTCGGTTCCGAGTCCGGGGCTGTCGGTGTCGGCAGCCGCGGCCGTCTCGCCGTCAGCGTCCGCACCGGTCGCGGCCAGTTCGGCGGACGTCGACTCGGTCGCGTCCGGATCGCGGACGTCATCCTGGTCGGGCGTGGGCTCTGCCATGGGCCTCCTCTGCAGCGATGCCAGGGCTACGGTTGTGTATACCTGGCGCGCCGACCGGAAGGCCCGTGAGGGGCGTCAGACGGGGTTGGTGACGGCCTCCTCGAGCTCGGCGATGACGATCTTGCGCATCCCGAGCATCGCCCGGGTGGCGGCCGCCGCCCGCGCCGGGTCCGGGTCGTTGACCAGTTCGAACAACCGCTGCGGCACGATCTGCCAGCTCAGACCGAACCGGTCCTTGAGCCAACCGCACTGGGACTCCTGTCCGCCGTCGACCAGGCGGTCCCAGTAGTAGTCCACCTCGTCCTGGTCGGCGCAGGTGACCATGAACGACACCGCCTCGGTGAACGAGAACGCCGGCCCGCCGTTGATGCCGACGAACCTGGTGCCGTCCAGGACGAACGTGCCGGAGGCCACCTCGCCGGGGGTGCCCGGGCCGGCGTCGGTGTACCGCTCGAATCCCTCGATCGACGAGTTCGGGAAGATCGAGGTGTAGAACCGGGCCGCCTCCTCGAGGTTGTCGTCGAACCAGAGGGCGGGTGCGATCGCGGGCATGGGGTCCTCCTGGCGAGTCGGGACGTCACCAGGTTTGACCGCTGCGCCCCGCGGAAGTCATCGCCGGTAGGGAGTGTGGTCGGCGCCGATCGCCCGCAACGCGAAGTCCATGACGCACTCCACCCCGACCCGGTACTCGTCGTCGGTCAGGTCCGTCTGTTCGAGCAATGCCCTCGCGACCACCGCCCCGATCGCCACCGCATCGCACTCCGGGTCGGTCAGCGGCATCGAACCGTCGGCGCGGCCGCGGGTCAGGATCGTCCGCAGCGAGCGCTCCCGCTCGATGTGGGCGCGTTCCCGCACCTCGCGGAAACCCTTGGCGGAACGCACTTCGTCGGAGTCGATCACCTGCATGTGCTCCCGCAGGGCGGGGTCGTAGACCAACGCGAACAACTGTTCCACCCAGGCCTGGAGCTGCTCGATCGGGGTGCCCGGATGTTCGGCGACGATGCGGTCGAGCCGTCGCGTCAGCGCGGCGCTCTCCTCTTCGACCATCGCCAGGAACAACGCGTCCTTGGACTCGAAGTGACGGTAGAACGCGCGGCTGGAGCACTCCGCCCGGGCAAGGATCGCGGCCACCGACACCGGGTTGACGTGCCGCTCGGAAAGACACTGGTAGGCGGCGTCGATGATCCTCTTGCGATCCTCGCTCGCCGGAGAGTCGGTTGCCACGGTGGCAAATTGTAGGTGGTGTGCGGGGCCGAACCCCCCGGACGCCGCAAACTGCCCCTCGGTAACGTGTGACCTGGGCAGATCCGGAAGGACGTCGTTGAACAGTACGCACAGCAAACCGCAGACCGTGCGGTTCCGGGGTGCGCAGGGCCTCACCCTGGTGGCCGATCAGTGGAACCGCGGTTCCGGCCCGAAGGATCGGCCGACGATCCTCCTGCTGCACGGCGGCGGCCAGAACCGGTTCTCCTGGAAGAACACCGGGCAGATCCTCGCCGACAAGGGCTGGCACGTCGTCGCCCTGGACAGCCGCGGTCACGGTGACAGCGACCGGTCCCCGACCGCCGACTATCAGCTGGACGATCTGTGCGCCGACACGCTGTCGGTCGTCGACCAGATCGGGCGTCCGGTCTCGTTGATCGGCGCCAGCATGGGTGGGCTGACCGGCATTCTCGTCGCCGATCGGGCCGGCGCCGACAAGGTCACCGAACTGGTGCTCGTCGACGTGGTGCCGCGGGTCGAACAGGCCGGCACCGACCGGATCCGCGACTTCATGATGACCAACGTGGCGGGGTTCGAGACGCTGGAGGAGGCCGCCGACGCGGTGGCGGCGTACCTTCCGCACCGCCGCCGCCCCCGAAGCCCCGAGGGGTTGAAGAAGAACCTGCGCCACCGCGACGGGCGCTGGCACTGGCATTGGGATCCGGCGTTCGTCACGCGCGTCGGCGAACAGTTCGTCGACGTCGACGTCCTCGAACGGGCGGCGCTGCGCCTGACCGTCCCGATCCTGCTGGTCCGTGGCAAATTGTCCGACGTGGTCAGCGCCGAGGGGGTCGAGGAGTTCCTGGCGAAGGTGCCGTCCGCGGAGTTCGTCGAACTGTCCGCGGCCGGCCACACCGCCGCCGGCGACGACAACGACGCGTTCACCGATGCCGTGGTGGCGTTCCTCAGCCGCTGAGTCCGGCGTGGAACCGCCGGCCGTGCTCCGCGACGTGCACACGCTGCGGTCGCGGGGCGCCGTCGGCGCGGCACGGTCGGCGCTGGATCGTCGGGTCCGGTCGCTGTACGCCCGCTGCCCCGCGCCGGTGCGGCACGCCTGGCGGTTGACCGACCGGACCGTGCGCGCGGCGAGCGCCGACCGGGTGCCCGGCCTGGCCGCCGAAGCCGCTCTGTTCACGTTGATCTCGCTGCCCGCGCTGCTGCTGGCCGTGTTCGGGTCGCTGGGCTACATCGCCGAGGCCTTGGGCCCGGACGGCACCGAAGGGCTGCGCCGCCTGGTGCTCGACGTCCCGCAGTCCTTCCTCACCGAGGAGACGTTCGGCTTCTACGCCGTGATGGTCGAGGATGTGCTGACCCGCCGCCGCGGCAGTGTGGTCTCCATAGGCCTGCTGTTGAGCCTGTGGACCGGATCGCGCGCGGTGAACCGGTATCTGGAGACCATCACGATCGCCTACGGGGTGGCGCCCCGGCCGGTCTGGCGTCGGCGCCTCATCGCGTTGGGGTTGACGGCCGGCGGGCTGGTCGGCGCCGCGGCGGTGCTGCCGCCGCTGGTGGTCGGGCCGCAACTGGTGCAGGAGTTGGCTCCGCCGGCGATGCGCGCCGCCACCGTGCAGATGCTGGACGCGATGTTCTGGCCCGCGCTGATCCTGGCCATCCTGGTGGGGCTGGTCAGCTTCTACCACTTCGGCGTTCCGTGGCAGACCCCGTGGCGACGGGATCTGCCCGGTGCGGTGCTGGCGATGGTGTTATGGCTGCTGGCGTCGGCGGGGCTGCGGGCGTACCTGGCGGTCAGTGTGCGCGACGAGGCGGTGTATGCCCAGCTGGCGGTGCCGATCGCGGTGGTGCTGTGGCTGTACGTCACCGCGTTCGCGGTGCTGGTGGGTGCGGAGTTCAACGCCGAGATCGAACGGATGTGGCCGCACGACCGCTACCCCTGGCGGTTGCGGCGGCGCCGGGATCGCCGATCCCGCGACGGGTCGGCCAGGATGGGGCGGTGACCCAGATCGCGATCGTGGTTGTCGCGCTGGCCGGTCTCGCGCTGGCCGAGGCCGTCGCGCTGGCCGTGTTGTGGGGAAGGCTGCGACGGGAACGCCGGGCCGCCGACGAGTTGCGCCGCCGGCTCGACACCCGGACCACGCTGATGGCCGGCGGGCGGGAGGCGGTGAGAACGGTGTGGCAGACCGCCAACATCCTGCGCACCGACGGGCTGGGCGCGGCGGCGCGGTCGTCGATCGAGGATCTCGCCGACTGGGCGGAGGTGGAGCGCCCGGATCTGGCCCGGCTCGCCGCCAACGGCAAGGTGGTCATCCTGTTCTCCGACATCGAGGGGTCGACCGCGCTGAACAACCGCATCGGGGATCGGGCGTGGGTGCGGCTGATCGATCGGCACAGCCGGCTGGTGCGCCGGTTCGTCAAGAAGCACGACGGTTACGTGATCAAGAGTCAGGGCGACGGGTTCATGGTCGCGTTCGCCCGGCCGGAGCAGGCGGTGCGGTGCAGCGTGGAGTTGCAGCGGGCCTTGCGCAAACGACCGGACCGCATCCGGGTCCGGATCGGCATCCACCTGGGCCGGTCGGTGCGCCGCGGAGACGATCTGTTCGGCCGTAATGTGGCGTTGGCCGCCCGGGTGGCCGGCGCGGCGGAGGGCGGAGAGGTTCTGGTCAGCCAGGCGGTGCGCGATGCGCTCAACAGCGCCGGGGACGCCGGGTCCGACGAGGTCGCCGGCTTCGATGTCGACGACGGTCGCGAGGTGTCGTTGAAGGGTTTCCCGGGCAGACACCGGTTGTTCGCCGTACGCGGCCAGGCTGGTTTCCGGCCGCGACCCCGCCCGGAGTGATCGACGTCACACATGATGTGGATCATTCACCCGACGTCCCGCCAAGCGGTGTGTACATCGACGAATCAGGCGCTCAACGGGGCATTCGCGGTCCGTTTCGCCGAAGCGACGGGTGTGCCGGCAACCAGCGGAGAACACCGCGTGGCGCGTTGAGGGTTCGTTTCGTCGCGATGAGCATCTACCGTTAGCGCCCGAGGTACCGACTCGGCGGTGACGTCGCCGTCGTGCTGTAGCTCTCACCGAGGCACCGATTGGCAGTGAGCAATCACGGGTAATCCCTGACAGCTTTCGCCGGGAGTTCCGGTAGACGGCGAGTAGGAGTTGAACGTTGAACGCATTCACGAGCGAGCGACCCAGCGACACCGGCAGCACCGGTGTGACGGTGCAGACCCGGGTGCGGGTGTATCCCGGCACCGACGCCGAGGCGCGCGGAGTCGTCGTGCAGGACTTCGGTGACACGGTCGGATACGGCCTCGACACCGACGACCGGCCGAGCGGTGAGAAGGCCTGCCGGTGGGCGGTCATGCTCGACGCGGGTGACCTGGTCCTCGTCGACAATGAGGATTTGATCGCCGACTGACCGTTCGTTGTGCCAGCATGGACGTCGGGTCGGGTTGGCTAAGCGATGGGGTGGGTGGACATGCGTGTCACCGAACTTCCGAACCGCTCTCGATCCATGTTCCGGCTGATCGGCGTCATCAGTGCGTTCGTGCTGGCGGGCTCGATGGCCTGCGGCATCGGCTTCGTCAGCGCCGTCATGGGCGTCGGCAGCCCGACGGCGGCCGCGCAGCCGTGTCCCGACGTGGAGGTGATCTTCGCGCGCGGCACCGACGAACCGCCCGGTGTGGGCGGCGTCGGCCAGGCGTTCATCGACGAGTTGCGGCCCCGGATCGGCGACCGCTCGCTGTCGGTGTACGCGGTGAACTACCCCGCCAGCAGTAACTTCGGCGCGGGCATCGAGTTCGCCCGCACCGTGGTCGACGGGATCCGCGACGCCGCCGATCGGGTGCAGACGACGGCGGCCAACTGTCCGGACACCCGGATCGTGCTGGGCGGCTATTCGCAGGGCGCGGCGCTGGCGGGCTACGTCACGGCCGCGGCGGTTCCCGAGGAAGTGCCGGTCGAGTTCCGCTCCTATGTTCCCGAGCCGATGCCCCGCGAGGTCGCCGACCATGTCGCGGCGGTGGTGCTGTTCGCCCAGCCGTCGTCGGCGTTGTTGCAGCGCTATGGCGCCCCGCCGATCGCGATCGGATCGGTGTACCAGGACAAGACGCTCGAGCTCTGCACGGAGGGCGACACCATCTGCAACGGCGTCGCCGACGTCATGCCCACCTTCGCCCACGTGACGTACACGTGGAACGGGATGCCGGCCGAGGGCGCCGCGTTCGCGGCTGACCGCCTCTAGGTGTACTGACTCTGCGTTGGTGCCGCTGCGGCGAGCGAGTGCGCGTCGGCGGATCAGCGTGCGGTGAGCGCCCGTTCGAACGTGAGCACCGGAACCAACTCCCCCGACGGCGCGACTTGTTCTTCCGGTCCGCGGGTGTGGACGAATCCGGCGCCGTGCAGCACCCCCTGTGACCCCTCGTTGGCGGGATGGGTGCGGGCGTCGAGACGGGTGAGACCCGACCGGGCGGCGAGGTCGACGACGGCCCGCAGGGCGTTGCGTGCCGCGCCCCGGCCGCGGGCCTGCGGGGTGAGCCAGAAACCCACCTCGGCGCGGCCGTCGTGGATGTCGAACAACACGATGCTGCCGAGGAATTGGTTGGACGACGCGTCGGCGATGGCGAGCACGGCCAGCGATCCGTCGGCCAGCCCGTCGGCGATGACACCGTCGATCTGGTCCCGCACGGTCTGCGGGGTGTATTCACGCAACGGCAGATGCCCGTACTGGCGCACGGCGGTGTCCGTCGTCCCGGCGGCGAAAGCCTCGGCGTCGGCGTGGTCGAGCCGGCGGACAACGACATCGCCGGCCCGGCACGGCAGGTGTTCAGCGATCACCCTGCCCAGTCTGCCTGTCGAGGCGGTCCGGCCGAACCTACTCGCGGTCGTCACCGCACCCACAGCCGGATTCGGTTGCGGTGCGACTGGTTCCGACCGGGACTGCGCAGCAGGTGTCGCCGCGCCAGGCCTCGATACCCTCCCGCACCGCCATCGCGGCGATGGCCAGCCCGGCGACCGGGTCGGCCCACGACCAGCCGAAGAGGCTGTTGAGCAGCAGACCGATCAACAGCACCGCGGACAGATAGGTGCACAGCAGGGTCTGCTTGGAGTCGGCGACGGCCGATAGCGATCCGAGTTCTCGCCCGGCCCGCCGCTGGGCGTAGGACAGCACCGGCATGATCAGCAGGCTCAGCGCCGCCACCACGATGCCGACCGTCGAGGGGCGGCTCTCCCCCATGCCCAGCAGCGCCCGGACCGCATCGACCGTCACGAACGTGGCCAGCCCGAAGAACGAGAACGCGATGACGCGCAGGGCGATCCGTTCCCGGGCCTCGGGGTCGCGCCCGGCGAACTGCCAGGCGACCGCCGCGGCCGACGACACCTCGATCGCCGAGTCGAGGCCGAACCCGATCAGCGCCGTCGAGGACACTCGCGCACCCTCGCCGATCGCGACGACGGCCTCGATGATGTT contains:
- a CDS encoding SDR family oxidoreductase, producing the protein MARIVIIGGHGQVAMHLSRILSERGDQVTSVFRNPNHAEEVMVTGAQPLRADLEQLDTDTLTEVLSGHDAVVFSAGAGGGNPTRTYAVDRDAAIRVIDAAGKAGVSRFIMVSYFGAGPDHGVPEDSSFFPYAESKAAADAHLRASELDWTILGPGRLTEEPATGKITVGPEAADSEVPREDVALVAAACLADDSTVRRTIEFNKGDTSIAEAVRAR
- a CDS encoding DoxX family protein; translated protein: MEAYDFGLLILRVVLGLTMAAHGYNKFFGGGRIPGTAGWFESIGMKPGMLHARIAATAEIAAGLGLAVGLLTPVPAAGFVALMLVAAWTVHRKNGFFIVKEGWEYNLVLAAAAVSVGATGAGKYSLDHLLFSGAAFYDYLHGWWGLVIALGLGLIGGIGQLAIFYRPPAPAEQS
- a CDS encoding alpha/beta fold hydrolase, with product MTEPRWIDVRTPGADLRALVWEPAESDNAPIALCLHGFPDTAHGWRKLAPLLADAGWRVVAPFNRGYAPSSPAHDGSYHVGALMDDALRVLDAAGRTGRDLLIGHDWGAIAGAGLAAMPDSPFTRAVIMSVPPAASFRPLGRVADPARLAARLPRQLLRSWYIMYFQLPWLPDRSSKWVVPALWRHWSPDYPADEDIELVRDAIGAPERWRAALGYYRATIRNTRPPHRYAELHQHWLSAPRIPTLYLHGADDGCATPDYARWVEPVLPVGSAVAILDRAGHFLQLDRPDAVADHILRFAG
- a CDS encoding FadR/GntR family transcriptional regulator, translated to MIGPGSTPGASVRSPKTAELVAGTLRRMVVDGTLKDGDFLPNEAELMAHFGVSRPTLREAVRVLESERLVEVRRGSRTGARVRVPGPEIVARPAALLLELSGATVADVMVARSGTEPMAARLLAESGNTEAFDELEKMLTEHIPAGYESGRLAETTGDFHLRVVQLSGNTTLSIIAGMLHEITVRHTEVALRGERSLSKTDYDKLIRSYRRLLKLVRAGDGAAAEAHWRTHLDTARQLMLEGLETIRVRDIMG
- a CDS encoding TetR/AcrR family transcriptional regulator, translating into MATDSPASEDRKRIIDAAYQCLSERHVNPVSVAAILARAECSSRAFYRHFESKDALFLAMVEEESAALTRRLDRIVAEHPGTPIEQLQAWVEQLFALVYDPALREHMQVIDSDEVRSAKGFREVRERAHIERERSLRTILTRGRADGSMPLTDPECDAVAIGAVVARALLEQTDLTDDEYRVGVECVMDFALRAIGADHTPYRR
- a CDS encoding VOC family protein; this encodes MPAIAPALWFDDNLEEAARFYTSIFPNSSIEGFERYTDAGPGTPGEVASGTFVLDGTRFVGINGGPAFSFTEAVSFMVTCADQDEVDYYWDRLVDGGQESQCGWLKDRFGLSWQIVPQRLFELVNDPDPARAAAATRAMLGMRKIVIAELEEAVTNPV
- a CDS encoding DUF3556 domain-containing protein, whose product is MGFLKQNTPVVDYEQWRTGTRAEKIKPMARHWAEVGFGTPVALHLFYVLKIGLYILGAWLIAAATPGIGGLTDVADWWSEPIVFQKVVLYTMLFEVVGLGCGFGPLNNRFFPPMGSILYWLRPNTIRLPPWPNRIPFTRGTTRTPVDVALYGALLVMLVVALASGGTGPVEALGTDIGLLPAWQIWAVLGLLAAAGLRDKVIFLAARGEVYASLTVTFLFAGPDMIVAAKIVFLIIWLGAGVSKLNRHFPFVISTMMSNNPVFRPRWIKRRFFERFPDDLRPGRASRWLAHLATAIELLVPLVLFFSHGGWATAIAAGVMVLFHFGILSAIPMGVPLEWNVFMIFGVLWLFVTHAQFGLADVGNPWPVAALSLVLAGTVVLGNLFPHKVSFLPGMRYYAGNWDTTLWCVKPSAEEKINNGIVAIASMPAAQMERYYGSKETAEMYLYMGYAFRAFNTHGKALFTLAHRAMAGHDEDDYTIIDGERICSTAIGWNFGDGHMHNEQLIEAMQQRCGFEPGEVRVVLLDAQPIHRQTQQYRLVDAATGEFERGYVRVADMVVRQPWDDTVPVHVTSSTLPTDRDSAR